In a single window of the Nicotiana tomentosiformis chromosome 10, ASM39032v3, whole genome shotgun sequence genome:
- the LOC104108750 gene encoding formin-like protein 4: MAATSWLSMILYLFVFILSIIPKSSCQSLSPQNVETFYPFPLPNILPPPIPPVQRPPLSPPPLLLPPPTPPSDTPMLPPSVLASDSPSKKAVGTAIGVTAASSIVLSALFFFFLVRYSRRRRKQRENGASIDPRGTGATPVVAQDQFLKFEGNLKGVIVDENGLDVLYWRKLESGEVKESFKKKQVFANALKDEEEEKRMISRGGGGRRKSEHPIQELPLLRGKSSTSQSPSWLELENKQPRPSDGIVFKPMEKQDSSSQLESRAPPPTPSPPPPPPPLPVTTIQKAPNPPPPPPSAIRKGPPLPPPPINPSGLTKTSSSGEGTSGSGNDKVKLKPLHWDKLNANVDHSMVWDKLDRGSFKFDGDLMEALFGYVATNKKSPGRERRSLSPREEISGPPSQIFILETRKSQNIAIVLRSLGVTRKEIIDALIDGQGLSVETLEKLSRISPTKEEESEILSFEGDPTRLADAESFLFHILKAVPSAFTRFNAMLFRANYGAEILHQKEYLQTLELACKELKTQRLFLKLLEAILKAGNRMNAGTSRGNAQAFKLTALKKLSDVKSMDGKTTLLHFVVQEVVRAEGKRCVLNRNQSLRRSNSQSSGSSAIPTSKNSTENDETEKEYMMLGLPVVGGLSSEFSNVKKSAAIDYDSVSKTCSMLTAQTSEIRRHLAQCGSDKGLFGKEMKKFLDAVDKEIKAVREEQDRVMELVKKTTDYYQAGASDDKGWQPLQLFAIVKDFLEMVDQVCVEITRNMQKKKPLVAVTGSSSPGMANSRAVRFPKLPANFLSDISKSSSSSDSSDDS, from the exons ATGGCTGCCACTTCTTGGCTCTCAATGATTCTTTATCTCTTCGTTTTCATTCTTTCTATTATTCCAAAATCTTCTTGCCAATCATTATCACCTCAAAATGTTGAAACTTTCTACCCTTTTCCTTTGCCAAATATTCTCCCTCCTCCTATTCCACCCGTTCAACGGCCACCACTATCTCCGCCTCCGCTTCTGCTTCCACCCCCTACACCGCCATCGGACACGCCTATGCTGCCGCCTTCTGTGTTAGCATCAGATTCACCATCAAAGAAAGCTGTTGGAACAGCTATTGGTGTAACTGCTGCTAGCAGTATTGTTTTATCtgcccttttcttcttcttcttggttAGGTACTCGAGGCGTAGAAGAAAGCAACGAGAAAATGGCGCGAGTATTGATCCACGGGGTACTGGTGCTACCCCTGTGGTTGCCCAAGATCAATTCTTGAAATTTGAAGGAAATCTTAAAGGGGTAATAGTAGATGAAAATGGATTGGATGTGCTTTATTGGAGGAAACTAGAAAGTGGAGAAGTTAAAGAAAGTTTCAAGAAAAAACAAGTCTTTGCTAATGCCTtaaaagatgaagaagaagagaagagaatGATCAGTAGAGGAGGTGGTGGTAGGAGGAAATCAGAGCATCCAATCCAAGAATTGCCTCTGCTTAGAGGCAAATCTTCAACATCTCAAAGTCCTTCTTGGCTAGAACTAGAAAATAAACAACCAAGACCTTCTGATGGCATAGTTTTTAAGCCTATGGAGAAACAAGATTCTTCTAGCCAACTCGAGTCACGAGCTCCGCCTCCAACTCCTTCACCGccgccaccaccaccaccattgCCTGTGACAACGATTCAAAAGGCGCCTAATCCTCCACCTCCACCGCCATCAGCGATAAGGAAAGGCCCTCCACTACCCCCCCCACCTATTAATCCTAGTGGCTTGACTAAGACTTCATCATCAGGTGAAGGCACTTCTGGTAGTGGAAATGATAAAGTGAAACTGAAGCCATTGCATTGGGATAAATTGAATGCTAATGTTGATCATTCAATGGTCTGGGACAAACTCGACCGTGGTTCCTTCAA ATTTGATGGAGATCTTATGGAGGCTTTATTTGGATATGTTGCTACAAATAAGAAGTCTCCGGGAAGAGAAAGAAGATCATTGAGTCCAAGAGAAGAAATATCAGGTCCACCATCTCAGATATTCATTCTTGAAACTAGGAAATCCCAAAACATAGCAATTGTACTCAGGTCCCTTGGTGTTACTCGCAAAGAGATTATCGATGCACTTATCGATGGACAAGGTCTAAGTGTTGAGACTCTAGAGAAACTTAGCAGAATATCCCCAACAAAAGAAGAAGAATCAGAAATTCTTTCATTTGAAGGAGACCCCACAAGACTAGCTGATGCTGAATCTTTCCTCTTCCACATCCTCAAAGCTGTTCCATCCGCCTTTACTCGTTTTAATGCCATGCTTTTTAGAGCAAATTATGGGGCAGAAATTCTGCACCAGAAAGAGTACTTGCAAACACTGGAATTGGCTTGCAAGGAGCTTAAAACTCAAAGATTATTCTTGAAACTTTTGGAAGCCATTCTAAAGGCGGGGAATAGAATGAATGCTGGAACTTCTAGAGGGAATGCACAAGCATTTAAGCTTACTGCTCTCAAGAAGCTCTCTGATGTGAAAAGTATGGATGGTAAGACCACATTGCTTCACTTTGTTGTGCAAGAAGTAGTCAGGGCAGAGGGCAAACGTTGTGTGCTAAATCGTAATCAGAGTTTGAGGCGTAGCAATAGCCAGAGTAGTGGGAGCAGCGCCATCCCAACCTCAAAGAATTCTACTGAAAATGATGAGACAGAGAAGGAGTACATGATGCTTGGTTTACCAGTGGTCGGCGGCCTAAGTTCTGAGTTCAGTAATGTAAAGAAATCAGCTGCAATAGACTATGACTCGGTCTCTAAGACGTGCTCGATGTTAACAGCTCAAACATCAGAAATCAGGAGGCATTTAGCACAATGTGGCAGTGATAAAGGGCTATTTGGAAAAGAGATGAAAAAATTTCTGGATGCTGTTGATAAAGAAATAAAAGCAGTAAGAGAAGAACAAGATAGAGTGATGGAACTTGTAAAGAAAACAACAGATTATTATCAAGCAGGAGCTTCAGATGATAAAGGGTGGCAACCACTTCAACTATTTGCCATAGTTAAGGATTTCCTAGAAATGGTTGATCAAGTTTGTGTAGAAATTACAAGAAACATGCAGAAAAAGAAACCCCTTGTGGCTGTTACAGGATCATCATCACCGGGAATGGCGAATAGTAGGGCTGTTAGATTCCCAAAATTGCCTGCTAATTTCTTATCAGACATTTCAAAGAGCAGTTCTTCTTCTGATTCTAGTGATGATTCATGA